The following are encoded together in the Thermithiobacillus plumbiphilus genome:
- a CDS encoding restriction endonuclease subunit S yields RSAQYRKELERISSGATMLNLSNKALSNLRVSIPDVKEQNKIVDRIVELRESCQEIESIYQQKLAALAELKQSLLQKAFSGELTANKKAPDAILKEKVA; encoded by the coding sequence TTAGGTCGGCCCAATACCGAAAAGAACTTGAGCGGATTTCCTCCGGCGCAACGATGCTAAACCTTAGTAACAAGGCGCTCTCGAACTTGAGAGTTTCGATACCAGACGTCAAGGAACAAAATAAAATTGTAGATCGGATTGTTGAACTAAGGGAATCTTGCCAAGAAATAGAATCCATCTACCAACAAAAACTCGCCGCCCTGGCCGAGCTGAAACAATCCCTGTTGCAAAAAGCCTTTTCCGGCGAACTCACCGCAAACAAGAAAGCCCCCGACGCCATCCTCAAGGAGAAAGTCGCATGA
- the rhuM gene encoding RhuM family protein — MIRENDNPIVIYEDAGKAVEVRLDGNQETVWLTQAQMAELFDVKPQNVTIHLKNIYAEGELAESGTCKDFLQVQREGGREVERKRKHYSLDAVISVGYRISSARATHFRIWATRILREHLTRGWTLNRQRFEANARELEAAMALVRKAAQSPALDTGSGRGLVDIVARYAQTFLLLQRYDEGLLTDPQAQPGGRLPSLEEARAALDGLKAELMARGEATELFARDRGDGLASLLGNLEQSVFGEPAYPSVESKAAHLLYFVVKNHPFSDGNKRSAAFLFVDFLHRNGRLLNAAGEPVINDVGLAALTLLVAESDPANKETLIRLIMNMLAGEKH; from the coding sequence ATGATCCGGGAAAACGATAATCCCATCGTCATCTACGAGGACGCCGGCAAGGCCGTCGAAGTGCGGCTGGACGGGAATCAGGAAACGGTCTGGCTGACGCAGGCGCAAATGGCGGAGCTGTTCGATGTCAAGCCGCAGAACGTCACTATCCACCTGAAAAACATCTATGCGGAAGGGGAGCTGGCTGAAAGCGGAACTTGTAAGGATTTTTTACAGGTTCAGCGGGAAGGTGGCCGAGAGGTCGAGCGCAAGCGCAAGCACTACAGCCTGGATGCGGTGATCTCCGTGGGGTATCGGATCAGTTCTGCCCGGGCAACCCATTTCAGAATATGGGCCACCCGCATCCTGCGCGAACACCTGACCCGCGGCTGGACCCTCAACCGCCAGCGTTTCGAGGCCAATGCCCGCGAACTGGAAGCGGCGATGGCCCTGGTGCGCAAGGCGGCGCAAAGCCCGGCGCTGGACACGGGCAGCGGGCGCGGGCTGGTGGATATCGTCGCCCGCTATGCGCAGACCTTTCTGCTGCTGCAGCGCTACGATGAAGGCCTGCTCACCGACCCGCAGGCGCAGCCGGGTGGGCGCCTGCCCAGCCTGGAAGAAGCGCGCGCCGCACTGGACGGCCTGAAAGCCGAGTTGATGGCGCGGGGCGAAGCGACCGAGCTGTTCGCCCGTGACCGGGGCGATGGTCTGGCTTCGCTGCTGGGCAATCTCGAGCAGAGCGTGTTCGGTGAGCCGGCCTACCCAAGCGTGGAGTCCAAGGCCGCGCATCTGCTCTATTTCGTGGTCAAGAATCATCCCTTTTCCGATGGCAACAAGCGCAGCGCCGCCTTTCTGTTCGTGGACTTCCTCCACCGCAATGGCCGCCTGCTGAACGCGGCGGGCGAGCCGGTCATCAACGATGTCGGCCTCGCGGCGCTGACCTTGCTGGTGGCCGAGTCCGACCCGGCCAACAAGGAAACCTTGATCCGCCTGATCATGAACATGCTGGCCGGGGAGAAACATTGA
- the hsdR gene encoding EcoAI/FtnUII family type I restriction enzme subunit R: MNEAETRAELIDPALKAAGWGVVDASRVRREMITQGRLLGAGKRARQDIADYVLIYRGQKLAVIEAKKRDLPVTEGLAQARRYAERLQARFAYSSNGQGIYRVDMHTGQEGPVDAWPAPHELWAAAFAEENVWRERFGAVPFEDKGGFWQPRYYQHNAINQALEAVAGGRERILLTLATGTGKTAIAFQIAWKLFHARWSLAARVSGEPARQPRILFLADRNILANQAFNDFSAFPEDALVRIDPEIIRKRGRAPKNGNVFFTIFQTFMAGRDAEGNPAGNFGDYPPDFFDFIIIDECHRGGASDESNWRGILEYFRPAVQLGLTATPRRQHNADTYAYFGEPVYVYSLKEGINDGFLTPFKVRQIATTLDDYVYTADDQVIEGEVEQGRRYTEDDFNRVIEIREREQFRVSLFMQQIDQREKTLVFCATQEHALAVRDLINQSKTSTDPHYCERVTANDGAEGERFLRQFQDNEKTIPTILTTSQKLSTGVDARNVRNIVLMRPVNSMIEFKQIIGRGTRLYDGKDYFTIYDFVKAYQHFSDPEWDGEPLAPEPCASCGNLPCTCAVEPPQPCAVCRQRPCVCEKEPPEPCPVCGEQPCVCEKRRKVKVKLADGKVRSIQHMSATSFWGPDGKPISAAEFIQRLFGDLPALFSNEDELRSLWGSPDTRRKLLEGLAEKGYGMEQLADLGKLIEAERSDLYDVLAYIAFNMAPMTRAERVAAHRKMIFQDHDYHQREFLQFVLDHYVARGVGELDTDKLPQLIELKYHTMKDAVRELGPAGNIREVFVGFQRHLYEGDDGQRGAA, encoded by the coding sequence TTGAACGAAGCCGAAACCAGAGCCGAGCTGATCGACCCCGCCCTGAAAGCAGCCGGCTGGGGCGTGGTGGACGCCAGCCGGGTGCGGCGGGAGATGATTACCCAGGGCCGCTTGCTGGGCGCGGGCAAGCGGGCCAGGCAGGACATTGCCGACTATGTGCTGATCTATCGTGGCCAGAAGCTGGCGGTGATCGAGGCCAAGAAGCGCGACCTGCCGGTCACCGAGGGCCTGGCCCAGGCCCGGCGCTATGCCGAGCGGCTGCAGGCGCGCTTTGCGTATTCCAGCAACGGCCAGGGCATCTACCGGGTGGACATGCATACCGGGCAGGAGGGCCCTGTCGATGCCTGGCCGGCGCCCCATGAGCTGTGGGCCGCGGCCTTTGCCGAGGAGAATGTCTGGCGCGAGCGCTTCGGCGCCGTGCCCTTCGAGGACAAAGGCGGCTTCTGGCAGCCGCGCTACTACCAGCACAATGCCATCAATCAGGCGCTGGAGGCGGTTGCCGGCGGGCGCGAGCGCATCCTGCTGACACTCGCCACCGGCACCGGCAAGACGGCGATTGCCTTCCAGATCGCCTGGAAGCTGTTCCATGCCCGCTGGAGCCTGGCAGCCCGCGTCTCGGGAGAACCGGCGCGCCAGCCGCGCATCCTGTTTCTGGCCGACCGCAATATCCTCGCCAATCAGGCCTTCAACGATTTCTCCGCCTTTCCCGAGGATGCGCTGGTGCGCATCGACCCGGAGATCATCCGCAAACGCGGCCGGGCGCCGAAGAACGGCAATGTGTTTTTCACCATCTTCCAGACCTTCATGGCGGGGCGTGATGCCGAGGGCAATCCGGCCGGGAATTTCGGCGACTACCCGCCGGACTTTTTCGATTTCATCATCATCGACGAGTGCCACCGGGGCGGCGCCAGTGACGAGAGCAACTGGCGCGGCATCCTCGAATATTTCCGGCCTGCGGTGCAGCTCGGCCTGACCGCCACGCCCAGACGCCAGCACAATGCCGACACCTACGCCTACTTCGGCGAGCCGGTGTATGTCTATTCGCTGAAAGAGGGCATCAACGACGGTTTTCTGACCCCGTTCAAGGTGCGCCAGATCGCTACCACGCTGGATGACTATGTCTATACCGCCGACGATCAGGTGATCGAGGGCGAGGTGGAGCAGGGCCGGCGCTACACCGAGGATGACTTCAACCGCGTCATCGAGATCCGCGAGCGCGAGCAGTTCCGGGTCAGCTTGTTCATGCAGCAGATCGACCAGCGCGAGAAGACCCTCGTGTTCTGCGCCACCCAGGAACACGCGCTGGCGGTGCGTGACCTGATCAATCAGAGCAAGACCAGCACGGACCCGCACTATTGCGAGCGGGTGACGGCGAACGATGGCGCTGAAGGCGAGCGCTTCCTGCGCCAGTTCCAGGACAATGAAAAGACCATTCCCACCATCCTCACCACTTCGCAGAAGCTTTCCACCGGCGTGGATGCGCGCAATGTGCGCAACATCGTGCTGATGCGTCCGGTGAACTCGATGATCGAGTTCAAGCAGATCATCGGCCGCGGCACGCGCCTGTATGACGGCAAGGACTACTTCACGATCTACGACTTCGTGAAGGCCTACCAGCACTTCAGCGACCCGGAATGGGATGGCGAGCCGCTGGCGCCCGAGCCCTGCGCGAGCTGCGGCAACCTGCCCTGTACCTGCGCGGTCGAGCCGCCCCAGCCCTGTGCCGTGTGCCGCCAGCGCCCCTGCGTGTGCGAAAAGGAGCCGCCCGAGCCATGTCCCGTGTGCGGCGAGCAGCCCTGCGTCTGCGAGAAGAGGCGCAAGGTGAAGGTGAAGCTGGCCGACGGCAAGGTGCGCAGCATCCAGCACATGAGCGCCACCAGCTTCTGGGGCCCTGACGGCAAGCCCATCTCCGCCGCCGAGTTCATCCAGCGCCTGTTCGGCGACCTGCCCGCGCTGTTCAGTAACGAAGACGAACTGCGCAGCCTGTGGGGGAGTCCGGACACGCGCAGGAAACTGCTGGAAGGGCTGGCGGAAAAAGGCTATGGCATGGAACAACTGGCCGATCTGGGCAAGCTGATCGAGGCGGAAAGGAGCGACCTGTACGATGTGCTGGCCTACATCGCTTTCAACATGGCGCCGATGACCCGCGCCGAGCGGGTGGCCGCCCACCGCAAGATGATCTTCCAGGATCATGACTACCACCAACGGGAGTTTCTGCAGTTCGTGCTCGACCATTACGTGGCGCGTGGCGTGGGTGAGCTGGATACGGACAAGCTGCCGCAACTGATCGAGCTGAAATACCACACCATGAAGGATGCGGTGCGGGAGCTTGGACCGGCTGGCAATATCCGTGAAGTATTCGTGGGGTTTCAGCGGCATTTGTACGAGGGTGATGACGGGCAACGGGGCGCAGCCTGA
- a CDS encoding outer membrane beta-barrel protein — MKSVGINFAKTSTLGLAIIAAIISPVAMAADNGWYVGANIGQSRANIDDEGITRSLLQSGATSVSIQEDNRDLGYKIQAGYQFNRYLALEGGYFNLGKFSYTANTVPAGTLNGNIRIQGINLDAVGMLPLTQRFSALGRIGVNHAQSRDSFTGTGAVQVLDSNPRKTDTNYKFGVGVQYALNDALAMRAEAERYRIDDAVGNKGDVDLFSLGLIYRFGGTKPAPQVVAVNAPQQAAAMPAPVPQAVIATQPPAPRKKVAFSADSLFDFDKASIKPDGRLQLDKLAEDLKGTQFRVIKVTGHSDRIGTHDYNMKLSTQRAEAVKAYLVDHAGLAADKITATGVNGAEPVTSADTCVGDKATKALIDCLQPDRRVEVEVDALQAAK, encoded by the coding sequence ATGAAATCAGTAGGCATCAACTTCGCAAAGACATCGACCCTCGGGTTGGCAATAATCGCGGCCATCATCAGCCCGGTGGCAATGGCTGCTGACAATGGCTGGTATGTAGGTGCCAATATCGGCCAATCGCGCGCCAACATCGATGATGAAGGTATTACCCGCAGCCTGCTCCAGTCAGGTGCTACATCTGTTTCCATCCAGGAAGACAATAGAGATCTGGGTTATAAAATCCAGGCAGGTTATCAGTTCAACCGATATCTTGCCCTGGAAGGCGGATATTTCAACCTGGGGAAATTCAGCTACACAGCCAACACTGTCCCGGCTGGCACATTGAATGGCAACATTCGGATTCAGGGTATCAATCTGGATGCGGTCGGCATGTTGCCGCTGACCCAAAGATTCTCCGCATTGGGCCGTATCGGTGTGAATCATGCACAATCCCGGGATTCATTTACCGGCACAGGCGCTGTGCAGGTGCTTGACTCTAATCCCAGAAAAACCGATACGAACTACAAGTTTGGTGTCGGGGTGCAATATGCGCTCAATGATGCGCTTGCCATGCGTGCCGAAGCGGAGCGCTATCGTATCGACGACGCGGTGGGCAACAAAGGGGATGTCGACCTGTTTTCGCTCGGCCTGATCTACCGCTTTGGTGGTACCAAGCCCGCGCCGCAAGTCGTTGCGGTAAATGCACCGCAGCAAGCCGCGGCCATGCCGGCGCCCGTACCGCAAGCGGTCATCGCCACGCAGCCACCAGCGCCGAGAAAGAAGGTCGCTTTTTCCGCGGACTCCCTGTTCGATTTTGACAAGGCCAGCATCAAACCTGATGGTCGTCTCCAGTTGGACAAGCTGGCAGAAGACCTGAAGGGCACGCAATTCAGGGTCATCAAGGTAACGGGACACAGTGACCGGATCGGCACGCACGACTATAACATGAAGCTTTCCACCCAGCGTGCTGAAGCGGTCAAGGCTTATCTGGTTGATCACGCAGGGCTTGCAGCAGACAAGATCACGGCTACTGGCGTGAATGGCGCAGAACCAGTCACCAGCGCTGATACCTGTGTCGGCGACAAAGCCACCAAAGCGCTCATCGATTGTCTGCAGCCGGATCGCCGCGTAGAAGTGGAAGTGGATGCCCTGCAAGCAGCCAAATAG
- a CDS encoding Ig-like domain-containing protein, with the protein MQRFERITQPVLGLTALLAVALMAGCGSDQEPILGTPATVRGPTVTAIVPQANTSGVPVNTKTITAAFSKAMDPATINASSMTLACAVGTPMSGVVSYQPVGNMATLTLPANTNLPASTTCTATVTSEAKDTYGTALGSNYVWTFTTGATADTTPPVVNFTIPETTIPGPTASVPTNTAIQAVFSEDMAPTSITPDSLTLTCAAPCVSPAGNVGYSAASRTAVFKPGAALAPNTTYTATVTTAATDLAANALSGNQGTYPAPSIYIWTFTTAATPDTTPPTVTLVNPADASTGVCLNKAVNATFSEAMDPLTITNGSFTLQSAGSGPLGGTVSYNASTRIATFTASNTLLANTSYTATVTNGVKDVAGNPLASNKTWSFTTGAQACSLVSPVALGAAAPFGNLGGTKGTTNQGINTLVGGDLGSTAVAPSAITGFHDSAGDIYTEDGSNRGAVAGKIYTCTTSSTGPTSAAVNPASCTTATNALADAQKAYDKLSPASLPGGIDPKAGQLGGLTLAPGVYQAADGSFQITGSDLTLDGQGDANAVWVFQTASTLTVGAPAAPRSIILINGAQAKNVFWRVGSSATINGAGGGTMIGTILASEAVSISTAGNVAQVTLNGRAIGLNASVTMVNTTINVPAP; encoded by the coding sequence ATGCAAAGATTCGAACGCATTACCCAGCCAGTCTTAGGGCTGACAGCATTGCTCGCAGTCGCCCTGATGGCTGGCTGCGGCAGTGACCAGGAACCGATTCTGGGAACACCGGCTACAGTACGTGGACCCACGGTAACAGCAATCGTACCGCAGGCCAATACTTCAGGGGTCCCGGTCAATACAAAAACCATCACAGCCGCCTTCAGCAAGGCGATGGACCCCGCAACGATCAACGCCAGCAGCATGACACTCGCCTGCGCAGTGGGTACGCCGATGTCCGGCGTGGTGAGTTATCAGCCGGTTGGCAACATGGCTACCTTGACCCTGCCTGCAAACACCAACCTGCCAGCAAGTACTACCTGTACGGCTACCGTGACCAGTGAAGCCAAAGACACATATGGCACTGCGCTGGGCAGCAATTATGTGTGGACATTCACGACCGGTGCCACAGCCGACACCACGCCGCCTGTCGTGAACTTCACAATCCCGGAAACGACTATACCTGGCCCGACAGCGAGCGTGCCCACCAACACCGCGATTCAGGCCGTGTTCTCCGAGGATATGGCACCGACATCCATCACCCCGGACAGCCTTACCCTGACTTGCGCCGCACCCTGTGTTTCACCTGCAGGTAATGTGGGTTACTCCGCGGCTTCCCGCACGGCTGTATTCAAGCCTGGCGCAGCGCTCGCGCCGAACACCACTTACACTGCAACTGTAACCACGGCGGCAACGGATCTGGCAGCCAATGCCCTGTCCGGTAATCAAGGTACGTATCCGGCGCCCAGCATTTATATATGGACGTTTACCACTGCTGCGACACCTGACACCACACCACCGACCGTGACACTGGTAAATCCTGCTGATGCAAGCACAGGGGTCTGCCTCAACAAGGCCGTCAACGCGACTTTCAGCGAAGCCATGGATCCTTTGACGATCACCAATGGGAGCTTCACCTTGCAATCGGCAGGTTCTGGGCCGCTTGGTGGCACTGTTTCCTACAATGCGTCCACCAGGATAGCGACCTTCACTGCCTCGAACACGCTGTTGGCGAACACCAGCTATACCGCCACAGTCACAAACGGGGTCAAGGATGTGGCCGGTAACCCATTGGCCAGCAACAAGACATGGTCATTCACCACCGGTGCGCAAGCATGCTCGCTGGTTTCACCGGTTGCATTAGGTGCAGCCGCACCCTTCGGTAATCTGGGTGGCACAAAGGGAACCACCAATCAAGGCATCAACACCCTGGTTGGTGGCGATCTGGGAAGCACGGCCGTCGCTCCTTCGGCTATCACCGGCTTCCATGATTCTGCGGGTGATATCTATACCGAAGACGGATCAAATCGTGGCGCGGTAGCCGGCAAGATTTACACCTGCACGACATCCTCGACAGGCCCGACTTCAGCTGCGGTCAACCCCGCCTCATGCACTACGGCTACCAATGCACTTGCCGACGCACAAAAGGCGTATGACAAGCTGTCGCCAGCTTCGCTTCCGGGCGGCATTGACCCAAAGGCGGGTCAACTGGGTGGTTTGACGCTGGCGCCGGGTGTGTATCAAGCGGCGGACGGCTCGTTCCAGATAACCGGCTCGGATCTTACCCTCGATGGCCAGGGCGATGCCAATGCGGTATGGGTATTCCAGACTGCCAGCACGCTTACAGTAGGTGCGCCAGCTGCGCCGCGCAGCATCATTCTGATCAATGGCGCACAAGCCAAAAACGTCTTCTGGCGAGTGGGTAGCTCAGCCACCATCAATGGCGCCGGTGGCGGCACGATGATAGGCACGATTCTGGCTTCAGAAGCAGTGTCGATATCAACAGCGGGCAATGTGGCGCAGGTAACGCTCAATGGCAGAGCGATCGGGCTGAATGCTTCGGTGACCATGGTCAATACCACCATCAACGTCCCTGCCCCGTAA
- a CDS encoding Crp/Fnr family transcriptional regulator, producing the protein MSPKPQQNHLLAALSPEVQERLFPYLELVPLPLCAVLYESRRPMGHVYFPTDSIVSLQYLMENGASTAISVVGNEGLLGITLFLGGESTLSRSLVQSAGYAYRLPKPRVEDEFNRHGELLLLMLRYTQALITQVSQTAVCNRHHSIEQQLCRWLLLSMDRLSHNHLTMTQEFISNMLGVRREGVTQAASKLQHLGVISYSRGLIKVLDRPRLEALSCECYSVVRKETDLLLHYLPQRSVIMDIDAIPIITLRTHRE; encoded by the coding sequence ATGTCCCCTAAACCCCAACAGAATCATCTTTTGGCAGCCCTGTCGCCCGAAGTTCAGGAGCGTTTGTTCCCCTATCTGGAGTTGGTACCATTACCGCTGTGCGCGGTCCTGTATGAGTCCCGACGCCCCATGGGCCACGTTTACTTTCCCACGGACTCCATAGTCTCGCTGCAGTACCTGATGGAAAACGGTGCATCGACCGCGATTTCCGTGGTCGGAAACGAGGGGCTGCTAGGCATCACCTTGTTTCTGGGCGGCGAGAGCACGCTGAGCCGATCCTTGGTACAAAGCGCCGGTTACGCATACCGGCTCCCGAAACCGCGGGTGGAAGATGAATTCAACCGCCACGGCGAGTTGCTGCTACTCATGCTGCGCTACACGCAGGCTCTGATCACGCAAGTCTCCCAAACTGCTGTGTGTAACCGGCATCACTCGATCGAGCAGCAACTTTGCCGCTGGCTCCTGTTGTCCATGGATCGCCTGTCACACAACCACTTGACCATGACACAGGAATTCATCAGCAACATGCTCGGTGTTCGCCGCGAAGGGGTCACCCAGGCCGCGTCGAAATTGCAGCATTTAGGCGTGATTTCATACTCGCGCGGCTTGATCAAGGTACTCGACAGGCCAAGGCTTGAAGCGCTCAGTTGCGAGTGCTACAGCGTGGTCAGAAAGGAAACGGATCTGCTGCTGCATTATCTGCCACAGCGGTCCGTGATTATGGATATCGACGCTATTCCCATCATAACGCTCCGGACACATAGGGAATGA
- the metK gene encoding methionine adenosyltransferase has translation MPRNYLFTSESVSEGHPDKVADQISDSVLDAILAQDPRARVACETLVTTGLVMIAGEITTSAQVDYAQVARQTVKRIGYNSSAMGFDWESCAVMTTLDRQSPDIAQGVNEGEGLDLDQGAGDQGLMFGYASNETDVLMPMPIYYAHRLTERQALVRKSGKLPWLRPDAKSQVTICYEGDKPVAIDAIVLSTQHGPDVDHEMLKEAVMEEIIKPVLPPEMLTKNTRYFINPTGRFVIGGPVGDCGLTGRKIIVDTYGGVGSHGGGAFSGKDPSKVDRSSSYAGRYVAKNIVASGLADKCEVQIAYAIGISQPVSFMVDTFGTGKIADEKIAAIVQEHFDLRPKGIIKMLDLLRPIYAKTAAYGHFGREEPEFTWERTDKAQILRDAAGLK, from the coding sequence ATGCCGCGCAATTATCTCTTCACCTCGGAGTCCGTGTCCGAGGGGCATCCCGACAAGGTTGCCGACCAGATTTCCGACAGTGTTCTGGACGCGATTCTGGCCCAGGACCCGCGCGCCCGCGTGGCTTGCGAGACCCTGGTGACCACCGGCCTGGTGATGATCGCCGGCGAGATCACGACCTCGGCCCAGGTGGATTACGCCCAGGTGGCGCGCCAGACCGTCAAGCGCATCGGCTACAACTCCTCGGCCATGGGCTTTGACTGGGAGTCCTGCGCGGTCATGACCACGCTCGACCGCCAGTCACCGGATATCGCCCAGGGCGTGAATGAGGGCGAGGGCCTGGATCTGGATCAGGGCGCCGGCGATCAGGGCCTGATGTTCGGCTACGCCAGCAACGAAACCGACGTGCTCATGCCGATGCCGATCTACTACGCGCATCGCCTGACCGAGCGTCAGGCCCTGGTGCGCAAGAGCGGCAAGCTGCCCTGGCTGCGCCCCGATGCCAAGAGCCAGGTGACGATCTGCTACGAGGGCGATAAACCAGTGGCCATCGACGCCATCGTGCTCTCTACCCAGCATGGTCCGGACGTCGATCACGAGATGCTCAAGGAAGCGGTGATGGAGGAGATCATCAAGCCGGTGCTGCCGCCGGAGATGCTCACCAAAAATACCCGCTACTTCATCAACCCGACCGGGCGCTTCGTGATCGGCGGGCCGGTGGGTGACTGCGGCCTGACCGGGCGCAAGATCATCGTCGACACCTACGGCGGCGTGGGTAGCCACGGTGGCGGCGCCTTCTCCGGCAAGGATCCGTCCAAGGTGGACCGCTCATCGAGCTATGCCGGGCGCTATGTCGCCAAGAACATCGTGGCCTCCGGCCTGGCCGACAAGTGCGAGGTGCAGATCGCCTACGCCATCGGTATTTCCCAGCCGGTGAGCTTCATGGTGGACACCTTCGGCACCGGCAAGATCGCGGACGAAAAGATCGCCGCCATCGTGCAGGAACACTTCGACCTGCGTCCCAAGGGCATCATCAAGATGCTCGATCTCCTGCGCCCGATCTACGCCAAGACCGCCGCCTACGGCCACTTCGGCCGCGAGGAGCCGGAATTCACCTGGGAACGCACCGACAAGGCCCAGATCCTGCGCGATGCCGCGGGTCTGAAATAA
- the ahcY gene encoding adenosylhomocysteinase, with protein sequence MNAVTQSSFKDFKVADLSLADWGRKEVNIAETEMPGLMALREEYGASQPLKGARIAGCLHMTIQTAVLIETLTALGAEVRWSSCNIFSTQDHAAAAMAAAGIPVFAWKGETEADYWWCIDQTIEGPNGWTPNMILDDGGDLTELVHDKHPELLKEIRGLSEETTTGVHRLYQRWKAGKLGCAAFNVNDSVTKSKFDNLYGCRESLLDGIKRATDVMIAGKVAVVAGYGDVGKGCAQSLRGQGARVLITEIDPICALQAAMEGYQVVTMDEAAPIGDLFITATGCCNVITRKHMEQMKNEAIVGNIGHFDDEIDVASIRDLTWDNIKPQVDHVIFPDGKRITLLSEGRLLNLGNATGHPSFVMSNSFTNQVMAQIELWTNIDQYEKQVYVLPKHLDEKVARLHLKKLGVHLTELSTGQAEYLGLPKEGPYKPDHYRY encoded by the coding sequence ATGAACGCAGTGACGCAAAGTAGCTTCAAGGATTTCAAGGTCGCCGACCTCTCGCTCGCCGATTGGGGCCGCAAGGAAGTCAACATCGCCGAGACCGAGATGCCGGGCCTGATGGCCCTGCGCGAGGAATACGGCGCCAGCCAGCCCCTGAAGGGCGCCCGCATCGCCGGCTGCCTGCACATGACCATCCAGACCGCGGTGCTGATCGAGACCCTGACGGCGCTGGGCGCCGAAGTGCGCTGGTCTTCCTGCAACATCTTCTCCACCCAGGATCACGCCGCTGCCGCCATGGCCGCCGCCGGCATTCCCGTGTTCGCCTGGAAAGGCGAGACCGAGGCCGATTACTGGTGGTGCATCGACCAGACCATCGAAGGACCCAATGGCTGGACCCCCAACATGATCCTCGATGACGGCGGCGACCTCACCGAACTGGTGCACGACAAGCATCCGGAACTGCTCAAGGAGATCCGCGGGCTGTCCGAGGAGACCACCACCGGCGTGCATCGCCTGTATCAGCGCTGGAAGGCCGGCAAGCTAGGCTGCGCCGCCTTCAACGTCAATGATTCCGTCACCAAGAGCAAGTTCGACAATCTCTATGGCTGCCGCGAGTCCCTGCTCGATGGCATCAAGCGCGCCACTGACGTAATGATCGCCGGCAAGGTGGCCGTGGTCGCGGGCTATGGCGATGTCGGCAAGGGCTGCGCCCAGAGCCTGCGCGGCCAGGGCGCGCGCGTGCTGATCACCGAGATCGACCCGATCTGCGCCCTGCAGGCGGCCATGGAAGGCTACCAGGTCGTGACCATGGACGAAGCCGCGCCCATCGGCGACCTCTTCATCACCGCCACCGGCTGCTGCAATGTCATTACCCGCAAGCACATGGAGCAGATGAAGAACGAGGCCATCGTCGGTAACATCGGCCATTTCGATGACGAAATCGACGTGGCGAGCATCCGCGACCTGACCTGGGACAACATCAAGCCGCAGGTGGATCACGTGATCTTCCCGGACGGCAAGCGCATCACCCTGCTGTCCGAGGGCCGTCTGCTGAACCTTGGCAATGCCACCGGTCACCCGAGCTTCGTGATGTCCAACAGCTTCACCAACCAGGTGATGGCGCAGATCGAGCTGTGGACCAACATCGACCAGTACGAAAAGCAGGTGTATGTGCTTCCCAAGCACTTGGATGAAAAGGTCGCGCGTCTGCACCTGAAAAAGCTTGGGGTGCACCTGACCGAACTCAGCACCGGACAGGCGGAGTACCTTGGTTTGCCCAAGGAAGGGCCCTACAAGCCGGATCATTACCGCTACTGA